One window of the Klebsiella oxytoca genome contains the following:
- a CDS encoding gamma carbonic anhydrase family protein, whose amino-acid sequence MATNLRRYKDLFPKTGLRVMIDTSSVVIGDVRIADDVSIWPLVAIRGDVNYVEIGARTNIQDGSVLHVTHKSLSNPQGNPLIIGEDVTVGHKVMLHGCTVGNRVLIGMGSILLDGVVVEENVMIGAGSLVPQNKHLKGGYLYFGNPVKQIRPLTEAEIAGLIYSANNYVNWKNDYLTQESQTQP is encoded by the coding sequence ATGGCCACTAATTTGCGTCGTTATAAAGATTTATTCCCGAAAACGGGTCTACGCGTGATGATCGACACCAGTAGCGTGGTGATCGGAGATGTCAGAATAGCTGATGATGTCAGCATCTGGCCGCTTGTCGCTATTCGCGGTGATGTGAATTACGTTGAGATAGGCGCCCGCACCAACATCCAGGACGGTAGCGTCCTGCATGTCACTCATAAGTCTCTCTCCAACCCACAAGGCAACCCACTTATCATTGGCGAAGATGTTACTGTCGGCCATAAGGTTATGCTGCACGGCTGCACCGTTGGTAACAGGGTACTGATCGGCATGGGTTCAATTTTGTTGGATGGCGTAGTGGTAGAAGAGAATGTGATGATTGGCGCAGGAAGCCTGGTACCACAAAACAAACACCTTAAAGGAGGCTATCTCTACTTTGGCAACCCTGTAAAACAGATACGCCCCCTGACGGAGGCAGAAATTGCGGGACTAATATATTCAGCGAATAACTATGTAAACTGGAAAAATGACTATCTGACTCAGGAAAGCCAGACCCAGCCTTGA
- a CDS encoding DUF1488 domain-containing protein has translation MNQAIQFPDRETWDEEHQCIAFPALVNGMQLTCALTLAVLKKRFGGEAPAQWLVAFREHRWDLEDEAQDLILNQLEDAQGWVWLS, from the coding sequence ATGAACCAGGCTATCCAGTTTCCAGACAGGGAAACCTGGGACGAAGAGCATCAATGCATTGCTTTTCCGGCACTGGTTAACGGTATGCAGCTAACCTGTGCCTTAACGTTGGCGGTACTTAAGAAGCGCTTTGGCGGTGAAGCGCCGGCACAGTGGCTGGTTGCTTTTCGTGAACATCGTTGGGATTTGGAGGACGAAGCTCAGGATCTCATTCTCAACCAGCTGGAAGATGCTCAAGGCTGGGTCTGGCTTTCCTGA
- the aroE gene encoding shikimate dehydrogenase produces METYAVFGHPIAHSKSPSIHRLFAQQLQIVHPYGRILAPLDDFVTTLNTFFNEGGKGANVTVPFKEEAFARADELTERAALAGAVNTLKRLEDGRLLGDNTDGIGLLTDLERLSFIKPGFRVLLIGAGGASRGVLLPLLSLDCAVTIVNRTFSRAHELATLFAHTGSVSAMNIEALGDKEFDLIINATSSGIDGEVPAIPVNLINPDVCCYDMFYQKGCTPFLSWCQEHGAKRCADGLGMLVAQAAHAVLLWHGVLPEITPVIQALHQELNA; encoded by the coding sequence ATGGAAACCTATGCTGTCTTCGGACACCCCATTGCTCATAGTAAGTCGCCATCCATTCATCGGCTTTTTGCGCAGCAGCTGCAAATTGTGCACCCATACGGACGTATTCTCGCTCCTCTTGATGATTTTGTTACGACGCTTAATACCTTCTTTAATGAAGGAGGTAAGGGGGCTAACGTTACCGTTCCTTTTAAAGAAGAGGCCTTCGCGCGAGCAGATGAGTTAACCGAGAGAGCTGCGCTTGCCGGCGCGGTGAACACGCTTAAACGTCTGGAGGATGGTCGACTGTTGGGGGACAATACTGATGGTATTGGGCTATTGACTGATTTAGAGCGGCTCAGCTTTATTAAACCCGGATTTCGGGTGTTGCTTATTGGCGCGGGTGGCGCTTCACGCGGAGTATTACTTCCCCTTCTCTCGCTGGACTGTGCTGTCACTATTGTTAATCGTACCTTTTCTCGTGCGCATGAGCTGGCTACGCTTTTTGCTCATACTGGCAGCGTCAGCGCTATGAATATAGAGGCATTGGGCGATAAAGAATTTGATCTTATTATTAATGCCACATCGAGCGGCATTGACGGTGAAGTCCCTGCGATCCCTGTTAATTTAATCAATCCCGATGTTTGTTGTTATGACATGTTCTACCAGAAAGGCTGTACGCCATTTTTAAGCTGGTGTCAGGAGCATGGGGCGAAACGATGTGCTGATGGTTTGGGTATGCTGGTGGCTCAGGCTGCCCATGCGGTACTGTTGTGGCATGGGGTCCTGCCTGAAATTACGCCAGTAATTCAGGCGTTGCATCAGGAACTAAATGCATGA
- the tsaC gene encoding L-threonylcarbamoyladenylate synthase type 1 TsaC, which yields MNNNLPSEAIVHAVELLNNEHVIAYPTEAVFGVGCDPDSEKAVMNLLTLKQRPVDKGLILIAANFEQLKPYIDATQLSDEQLTTVFSCWPGPVTFVFPASTSTPRWLTGRFNSLAVRVTDHPLVVALCEAYGKPLVSTSANLSGQPPCRTTEEVHLQFGADFPVVDGRTGGRQNPSEIRDALTGKLFRQG from the coding sequence GTGAATAATAACCTGCCCTCAGAAGCCATCGTACATGCAGTGGAGCTTCTGAATAATGAACACGTTATCGCCTATCCTACAGAAGCTGTTTTTGGCGTCGGTTGCGATCCTGATAGCGAAAAAGCGGTAATGAATCTGCTTACTCTTAAACAGCGGCCCGTCGACAAAGGGCTGATCCTGATTGCCGCTAATTTCGAGCAACTTAAACCGTATATTGATGCTACTCAACTCAGCGATGAGCAGCTAACGACCGTTTTTTCGTGCTGGCCCGGGCCCGTGACATTTGTCTTCCCCGCCAGTACTTCGACGCCGCGTTGGTTGACTGGACGTTTCAATTCCCTGGCTGTACGAGTTACGGATCATCCGCTGGTGGTCGCATTGTGTGAGGCCTACGGCAAGCCGTTGGTTTCAACCAGCGCAAATCTATCCGGCCAGCCTCCTTGCCGCACTACTGAGGAAGTTCATTTGCAGTTTGGGGCGGATTTCCCGGTCGTTGATGGGAGAACCGGAGGGCGTCAAAACCCATCTGAAATACGTGATGCCTTGACGGGCAAACTTTTCCGCCAGGGATAA
- a CDS encoding topoisomerase DNA-binding C4 zinc finger domain-containing protein, with translation MTKTALFSVRKKEPCPQCGAELVIRSGKHGPFHGCSHYPDCDYVRPLKSQADGHVVKVLEGQMCPSCGAVLVLRQGRFGMFIGCSSYPDCEHTELIDKPDETAIACPQCGQGHLVQRRSRYGKNFHSCDRYPDCQFVINFRPVAGECPECHYPLLIEKKTAQGVKRFCASKQCGKPISAE, from the coding sequence ATGACCAAAACTGCACTGTTTTCGGTGCGTAAAAAAGAGCCTTGCCCGCAGTGTGGGGCTGAACTGGTAATACGCTCCGGGAAGCACGGACCTTTTCACGGCTGCTCGCATTATCCAGACTGTGACTATGTCCGTCCCCTGAAAAGCCAGGCGGACGGACATGTTGTCAAAGTCCTGGAGGGGCAAATGTGTCCGTCTTGCGGCGCAGTACTGGTGCTACGCCAGGGACGTTTTGGTATGTTTATCGGTTGTAGCAGCTATCCGGATTGCGAACATACTGAGCTTATTGATAAGCCTGATGAAACGGCGATTGCCTGCCCGCAATGTGGGCAAGGGCACCTGGTTCAGCGCCGTTCCCGTTATGGGAAAAACTTCCATTCCTGCGATCGTTATCCCGATTGCCAGTTCGTCATTAATTTCAGGCCGGTAGCGGGCGAGTGTCCCGAGTGTCATTACCCGTTGCTAATTGAAAAGAAAACGGCACAGGGCGTTAAGCGTTTTTGTGCCAGCAAACAATGTGGAAAGCCGATATCGGCGGAATAA
- the smg gene encoding DUF494 family protein Smg, giving the protein MFDVLMYLFETYIHNEAEMRVDQDKLTRDLTDAGFEREDIYNALMWLEKLADYQEGLVAPMQLASDPLSLRVYTDEECQRLDASCRGFLLFLEQIQVLNLETREMVIERVLALDTAEFDLEDLKWVILMVLFNIPGCENAYQQMEELLFEVNEGMLH; this is encoded by the coding sequence ATGTTCGACGTACTCATGTATCTGTTTGAGACTTACATCCATAACGAAGCAGAAATGCGCGTGGATCAAGACAAGTTGACTCGGGATCTTACCGATGCTGGTTTTGAACGAGAAGACATTTATAACGCCCTGATGTGGCTCGAAAAGCTGGCTGATTATCAGGAAGGGCTTGTTGCGCCCATGCAGCTTGCTTCTGACCCGCTCTCGTTACGAGTTTATACTGACGAGGAGTGTCAGCGTCTTGATGCGAGTTGCCGAGGATTCTTACTGTTCCTTGAGCAAATTCAGGTGTTGAACCTCGAAACACGGGAAATGGTGATAGAACGTGTGCTTGCGCTGGATACGGCAGAGTTCGATCTGGAGGACCTGAAATGGGTCATCCTGATGGTGCTATTCAATATTCCCGGTTGTGAAAATGCCTACCAGCAAATGGAAGAATTACTCTTTGAAGTAAATGAGGGTATGCTGCACTAA
- the dprA gene encoding DNA-protecting protein DprA, translated as MTPTEIWLRLMRVSSLYGDRAIIVARKLCSSPTLDHDGLQACGLNQVQSKHFLNVNQGELDATLRWLEQPNCFLLTAEDPLYPPQLRAITDFPGAILVRGDPGLLSSRQLSVIGSRAHSWYGARWGKLFSESLARYGITITSGLALGIDGIAHRGALEGKGKTVAVLGNGLWDIYPRRHQALAEQITDNGGAVLSEFPFFTPPLPGNFPRRNRIISGLSAGVLVVEAALKSGSLVTVRCALEQGRDVFALPGPIGSPGSEGPHLLIKQGAIPVTAPEDIIDYWRDELSYLLHESDDANNCDNGPSAALPFPELLANVGDEVTPVDVVAERAGQSVPVTVAQLLELELAGWIAAVPGGYVRLRRASHVRRTHVSV; from the coding sequence ATGACGCCGACGGAAATTTGGCTACGTTTGATGAGAGTGAGCAGCCTGTATGGCGACCGTGCCATCATAGTTGCCCGCAAGTTGTGTTCCTCTCCAACCTTAGATCATGACGGTTTGCAGGCCTGTGGTCTGAATCAGGTGCAATCGAAGCACTTTCTCAATGTTAATCAAGGAGAACTTGATGCAACGTTGCGATGGCTGGAGCAGCCAAATTGCTTTCTCCTCACTGCTGAAGATCCTCTTTATCCGCCTCAGTTGCGGGCTATTACAGATTTTCCTGGCGCTATTTTGGTCCGTGGCGATCCTGGGTTACTGAGTAGCCGGCAGCTATCCGTTATTGGGAGTCGAGCACATTCATGGTATGGCGCTCGTTGGGGAAAATTGTTTAGCGAATCTTTAGCTCGCTATGGCATTACGATCACTAGCGGATTAGCTCTGGGCATTGATGGAATAGCTCACCGTGGTGCGCTGGAAGGAAAAGGTAAAACGGTTGCGGTTTTGGGCAATGGCTTATGGGACATTTATCCTCGTCGGCATCAGGCTCTGGCGGAACAGATTACTGACAATGGCGGGGCAGTACTCTCTGAGTTTCCGTTTTTTACTCCGCCTTTACCAGGTAATTTCCCTCGCCGTAATCGTATTATCAGCGGGTTAAGTGCCGGTGTGTTAGTTGTGGAGGCTGCATTGAAAAGTGGCTCATTAGTAACGGTTCGTTGTGCTCTGGAACAGGGAAGAGACGTATTTGCCCTGCCAGGGCCGATTGGTAGCCCTGGATCAGAAGGTCCGCATTTACTTATCAAGCAGGGGGCTATTCCCGTTACAGCGCCAGAAGACATTATTGACTATTGGCGGGATGAGCTTTCATATCTTCTTCATGAGTCCGATGATGCAAATAATTGCGATAATGGGCCTTCTGCAGCATTGCCATTTCCAGAGCTCCTGGCTAACGTAGGAGATGAGGTAACACCTGTTGACGTTGTCGCTGAACGTGCCGGCCAATCTGTGCCAGTAACCGTAGCCCAGCTACTTGAACTGGAGTTAGCAGGCTGGATCGCAGCTGTACCCGGCGGCTATGTCCGATTAAGGAGGGCAAGCCATGTTCGACGTACTCATGTATCTGTTTGA
- the def gene encoding peptide deformylase has product MSVLQVLHIPDERLRKVAKPVEEVNAEIQRIVDDMFETMYAEEGIGLAATQVDIHQRIIVIDVSENRDEQLVLINPELLEKSGETGIEEGCLSIPEQRALVPRAEKVKIRALDREGKTFELEADGLLAICIQHEMDHLVGKLFIDYLSPLKQQRIRQKVEKLDRLNARA; this is encoded by the coding sequence ATGTCAGTTTTGCAAGTGTTACATATTCCGGACGAGCGTCTTCGCAAAGTCGCAAAACCGGTTGAAGAAGTAAATGCAGAAATTCAGCGTATCGTCGATGATATGTTCGAGACGATGTACGCTGAAGAAGGTATCGGCCTGGCCGCAACGCAGGTGGATATTCATCAGCGTATTATCGTTATCGACGTGTCCGAAAATCGTGACGAGCAGCTGGTATTAATTAACCCGGAACTGCTTGAAAAGAGCGGAGAAACCGGCATTGAAGAGGGTTGTCTCTCAATTCCTGAGCAACGTGCTTTAGTGCCACGTGCTGAAAAAGTGAAAATTCGCGCTCTCGATCGTGAAGGTAAAACTTTTGAGCTGGAAGCTGACGGACTACTGGCAATCTGTATTCAGCATGAGATGGATCACCTTGTCGGTAAACTGTTTATCGATTACCTGTCGCCGCTAAAGCAACAACGCATTCGTCAGAAAGTTGAGAAACTTGATCGCCTGAATGCTCGAGCTTAA
- the fmt gene encoding methionyl-tRNA formyltransferase: MSDSLRIIFAGTPDFAARHLDALLSSGHNIVGVFTQPDRPAGRGKKLMPSPVKVLAEEKGIQVFQPASLRPQENQQLVSGLGADVMVVVAYGLLLPKAVLDMPRLGCINVHGSLLPRWRGAAPIQRSLWAGDTETGVTIMQMDVGLDTGDMLYKLACPITAEDTSGTLYDKLANLGPQGLIETLKQLAAGTAKPVVQDEALVTHAQKLSKEEARIDWSLSAAQLERCIRAFNPWPMSWIEIDGQPVKVWQASVIDAATKAEPGTIIEATKQGIQVATSDGILNLLSLQPAGKKAMSAQDLLNSRREWFAPGNRLV; the protein is encoded by the coding sequence GTGTCAGATTCACTACGTATTATATTTGCGGGTACACCAGACTTTGCAGCGCGTCATCTTGACGCCTTGCTGTCTTCTGGACATAACATCGTTGGCGTGTTTACCCAACCGGACCGTCCGGCTGGTCGTGGTAAAAAACTTATGCCCAGTCCGGTGAAGGTACTAGCGGAAGAGAAAGGCATACAGGTATTCCAGCCCGCCTCGCTACGTCCTCAGGAAAACCAGCAATTAGTCTCTGGCCTGGGCGCAGACGTTATGGTTGTCGTAGCCTATGGGCTACTTCTGCCCAAAGCCGTACTGGATATGCCACGTCTGGGCTGCATCAACGTACACGGTTCTCTACTTCCGCGCTGGCGCGGTGCAGCACCAATTCAACGCTCTCTCTGGGCTGGCGACACCGAGACTGGTGTAACCATCATGCAGATGGATGTCGGCCTTGATACGGGCGATATGCTATATAAGCTTGCGTGCCCAATTACGGCAGAAGATACCAGCGGAACGTTGTACGACAAACTGGCTAACCTGGGACCTCAGGGTCTTATAGAAACCCTTAAGCAACTTGCCGCTGGCACCGCAAAACCGGTTGTTCAGGATGAAGCGCTGGTGACCCATGCACAAAAACTCAGCAAAGAAGAGGCGCGCATTGACTGGTCCCTGTCGGCAGCGCAGTTAGAACGCTGCATTCGCGCCTTTAATCCGTGGCCAATGAGCTGGATAGAAATTGATGGTCAGCCGGTAAAAGTTTGGCAGGCATCCGTTATTGATGCAGCAACAAAAGCTGAACCGGGGACCATTATTGAAGCGACAAAACAAGGGATTCAGGTTGCGACCAGCGATGGTATTTTGAATTTACTGTCGCTACAGCCAGCCGGTAAAAAAGCAATGAGTGCCCAGGATCTCCTCAACTCGCGCCGGGAGTGGTTCGCTCCTGGCAACCGTCTGGTCTGA
- the rsmB gene encoding 16S rRNA (cytosine(967)-C(5))-methyltransferase RsmB, whose protein sequence is MKKQLNLRSLAAQAVEQVLEQGQSLSNVLPSLQQKVSDKDKALLQELCFGVLRTLPQLDWLINKLMSRPMTGKQRTVHYLIMVGFYQLLYTRIPPHAALAETVEGAVVIKRPQLKGLINGVLRQFQRQQEELMSEFSRSEARFLHPSWLLKRLQKAYPTQWEAIIEANNQRPPMWLRVNKRHHSRDSWLALLEEAGMKGFTHPAYPDAVRLETPVPVHVLPGFEEGWVTVQDASAQGCITFLTPKNGEQILDLCAAPGGKTTHILEAAPEALVLAVDIDEQRLSRVYDNLKRLGMKATVKQGDGRYPAQWCGEQQFDRILLDAPCSATGVIRRHPDIKWLRRDRDIAELAQLQSEILDAVWPHLKSGGTLVYATCSILPEENGQQIKAFLQRTADAVLSETGTPDLPGQQNLPGAEEGDGFFYAKLIKK, encoded by the coding sequence ATGAAAAAACAACTCAATTTACGCAGTCTGGCGGCGCAAGCCGTTGAACAGGTTCTCGAGCAAGGGCAATCCTTAAGCAACGTCCTGCCCTCGCTGCAACAAAAGGTATCCGATAAAGATAAAGCGCTACTTCAGGAGCTATGCTTTGGCGTCCTGCGTACGCTTCCGCAGCTAGATTGGCTGATCAATAAGCTCATGTCTCGTCCGATGACGGGTAAGCAGCGTACTGTGCACTACCTGATTATGGTGGGCTTTTATCAACTGTTATACACCCGCATCCCCCCTCACGCAGCATTAGCGGAAACGGTTGAAGGCGCTGTTGTCATCAAACGCCCCCAGCTCAAGGGATTAATTAACGGCGTATTACGACAGTTTCAACGTCAGCAGGAAGAGCTGATGTCTGAATTTTCTCGCAGTGAAGCCCGCTTTTTGCACCCCTCCTGGTTGCTGAAACGTCTGCAGAAGGCATATCCCACGCAGTGGGAAGCTATTATCGAAGCGAATAACCAGCGCCCGCCGATGTGGTTGCGGGTGAATAAACGGCATCATTCGCGCGATAGTTGGCTGGCATTGCTGGAAGAGGCGGGCATGAAAGGTTTTACTCATCCCGCTTATCCCGACGCGGTACGTCTGGAAACACCGGTTCCTGTCCATGTCTTACCCGGATTTGAAGAAGGGTGGGTTACCGTGCAGGATGCCTCCGCCCAGGGCTGCATCACGTTCCTTACGCCAAAAAACGGCGAGCAAATTCTGGATCTATGCGCTGCACCTGGCGGCAAGACCACGCATATTCTCGAAGCAGCTCCCGAAGCACTGGTTCTGGCCGTTGATATTGATGAGCAGAGACTTTCCCGCGTCTATGACAACCTGAAGCGCCTGGGAATGAAGGCAACCGTAAAACAAGGCGATGGCCGCTATCCAGCCCAGTGGTGTGGAGAGCAGCAATTCGATCGTATTCTACTCGATGCCCCTTGTTCCGCTACCGGAGTTATTCGCCGCCACCCGGATATCAAGTGGCTACGCCGCGATCGGGATATCGCAGAACTCGCTCAACTACAGTCTGAAATTCTTGATGCCGTATGGCCGCATCTGAAATCCGGCGGTACTCTGGTTTATGCGACCTGTTCCATATTACCAGAAGAGAACGGCCAGCAAATTAAGGCCTTTCTGCAACGTACAGCTGATGCGGTGCTTAGCGAAACAGGAACCCCTGATTTACCGGGACAGCAAAATTTGCCAGGTGCCGAAGAGGGTGATGGTTTCTTTTACGCTAAGCTAATCAAAAAGTAA
- the trkA gene encoding Trk system potassium transporter TrkA has product MKIIILGAGQVGGTLAENLVGENNDITLVDTNGDRLRSLQDKFDLRVVQGHGSHPRVLREAGADDADMLVAVTSSDETNMVACQVAYSLFNTPNRIARIRSPDYVRDAEKLFHSEAVPIDHLIAPEQLVIDSIYRLIEYPGALQVVNFAEGKVSLAVVKAYYGGPLVGNALSTMREHMPHIETRVAAIFRHDRPIRPQGSTIVEAGDEVFFIAASQHIRAVMSELQRLEKPYKRIMLVGGGNIGAGLAHKLEKDYSVKLIERNQQRAAELAEKLQNTIVFYGDASDQELLAEEHIDQVDLFIAVTNDDEANIMSAMLAKRMGAKKVMVLIQRRAYVDLVQGSVIDIAISPQQATISALLSHVRKADIVGVSSLRRGVAEAIEAVAHGDESTSRVVGRSIDEIKLPPGTIIGAVVRGNDVMIANNNLRIEQGDHVVMFLTDKKFISDVERLFQPSPFFL; this is encoded by the coding sequence ATGAAAATTATCATATTGGGCGCAGGACAGGTTGGCGGAACTCTGGCTGAAAATCTCGTCGGTGAGAACAACGATATTACGCTGGTCGATACTAATGGCGATCGTCTTCGCAGCCTTCAGGACAAATTTGATCTCCGGGTCGTTCAGGGTCATGGCTCGCATCCGCGCGTGTTGCGCGAGGCCGGCGCAGATGATGCTGACATGCTGGTTGCTGTGACCAGCTCAGATGAGACCAACATGGTAGCGTGCCAGGTTGCCTATTCGCTGTTTAATACGCCTAATCGCATTGCCCGCATCCGTTCGCCGGATTATGTACGAGATGCCGAAAAACTTTTCCATTCAGAAGCGGTGCCTATCGATCACCTAATCGCTCCAGAACAGCTGGTTATTGACAGTATTTACCGCCTGATTGAGTATCCAGGCGCATTGCAGGTTGTCAATTTTGCTGAAGGCAAAGTCAGTCTGGCCGTCGTGAAAGCCTATTATGGCGGTCCTTTGGTCGGAAACGCGCTTTCAACAATGCGTGAACATATGCCGCATATCGAAACTCGGGTAGCGGCTATTTTCCGCCACGATCGCCCTATCAGACCACAAGGTTCAACGATTGTTGAGGCCGGGGACGAGGTATTTTTTATCGCCGCATCGCAGCATATTCGAGCAGTGATGAGCGAACTTCAGCGCCTGGAAAAACCTTATAAGCGCATCATGCTGGTTGGGGGCGGAAATATTGGTGCCGGTCTCGCCCATAAGCTGGAGAAAGACTACAGCGTCAAACTTATTGAACGTAATCAACAGCGTGCCGCCGAACTTGCCGAAAAGTTACAAAACACTATCGTCTTTTATGGCGATGCTTCAGATCAGGAATTGCTGGCTGAAGAGCACATCGATCAAGTCGATCTTTTCATTGCCGTCACCAACGATGATGAAGCTAATATTATGTCCGCAATGCTCGCCAAGCGGATGGGCGCCAAAAAAGTGATGGTCCTGATTCAACGCCGGGCCTACGTTGATCTTGTTCAGGGAAGCGTGATCGATATTGCAATATCACCGCAGCAGGCAACAATATCAGCCCTTCTTAGCCATGTCCGCAAAGCGGATATCGTTGGCGTTTCCTCACTACGTCGCGGCGTTGCTGAGGCCATTGAAGCTGTAGCGCACGGAGATGAAAGTACTTCACGAGTTGTTGGTCGCTCAATCGATGAGATTAAGCTACCCCCCGGAACAATTATCGGCGCAGTTGTACGCGGCAATGATGTCATGATAGCTAATAACAATTTGCGCATTGAGCAGGGGGACCATGTAGTTATGTTCCTGACTGACAAAAAATTTATCTCAGATGTCGAGAGACTATTCCAGCCAAGCCCTTTCTTTCTATAG
- the mscL gene encoding large-conductance mechanosensitive channel protein MscL, with the protein MSFLKEFREFAMRGNVVDLAVGVIIGAAFGKIVSSLVADIIMPPLGLLIGGIDFKQFAVTLRDAQGDIPAVVMHYGVFIQNVFDFIIVAFAIFMAIKLINKLNRKKEEAPAAPPAPTKEEVLLSEIRDLLKEQNNRS; encoded by the coding sequence ATGAGTTTTTTAAAAGAATTTCGCGAATTTGCGATGCGCGGAAACGTGGTTGATTTGGCAGTCGGTGTCATCATTGGTGCAGCATTTGGTAAAATCGTATCGTCGCTAGTCGCCGATATTATTATGCCGCCATTAGGCTTGCTCATTGGCGGAATCGACTTTAAACAGTTTGCTGTCACGCTGCGGGATGCCCAGGGCGATATTCCGGCTGTCGTAATGCACTATGGCGTATTCATCCAGAATGTCTTCGATTTTATTATCGTAGCGTTTGCTATTTTTATGGCAATCAAACTGATAAATAAATTGAACAGGAAAAAAGAAGAGGCTCCGGCAGCGCCACCGGCTCCGACTAAAGAAGAAGTTCTGCTTAGCGAAATTCGCGACCTGTTAAAAGAACAGAACAATCGTTCTTAA
- a CDS encoding alternative ribosome-rescue factor A: MSRYQHTKGQIKDNAIEALLHDPLFRQRVEKNKKGKGSYQRKEKYAGWDGREASGKKVTNFFTAGLLLLKLIKNDCSVLLTGREFR, encoded by the coding sequence ATGAGCCGCTATCAACACACTAAAGGGCAAATAAAAGATAACGCTATAGAGGCATTACTTCATGACCCATTATTCAGACAGCGAGTCGAAAAGAATAAGAAGGGGAAAGGTAGTTATCAAAGAAAAGAAAAATATGCAGGGTGGGATGGTCGGGAGGCCAGCGGTAAGAAAGTAACTAACTTTTTTACCGCTGGCCTCCTGCTTTTGAAGCTGATTAAGAACGATTGTTCTGTTCTTTTAACAGGTCGCGAATTTCGCTAA
- the zntR gene encoding Zn(2+)-responsive transcriptional regulator, which produces MYRIGELAKLADVTPDTIRYYEKQQMMDHNVRTEGGFRLYSDNDLQRLRFIRYARQLGFTLESIRELLSIRIDPEHHTCQESKGIVQARLSEVESRIKELQTMRRSLQRLNDACCGTAHSSVYCSILEALEQGASSQNTAR; this is translated from the coding sequence ATGTACCGTATTGGCGAACTGGCAAAATTGGCTGACGTTACTCCCGACACCATCCGCTACTATGAAAAGCAGCAGATGATGGATCATAATGTGCGCACTGAAGGTGGATTTCGTCTCTATTCTGATAACGACCTGCAGAGACTGCGTTTTATTCGCTATGCCCGGCAGCTGGGATTTACCCTGGAATCGATCCGCGAACTTCTCTCGATCCGCATCGATCCTGAACATCATACCTGTCAGGAATCTAAAGGTATTGTACAGGCCCGTTTGAGTGAAGTTGAATCGCGGATTAAAGAACTACAGACCATGCGCCGCTCATTGCAGCGCCTTAATGATGCCTGTTGTGGTACTGCGCACAGCAGCGTCTATTGTTCAATTCTTGAAGCGCTTGAGCAGGGCGCCAGCAGTCAAAATACGGCGCGTTGA
- the rplQ gene encoding 50S ribosomal protein L17 has protein sequence MRHRKSGRQLNRNSSHRQAMFRNMAGSLVRHEIIKTTLPKAKELRRVVEPLITLAKTDSVANRRLAFARTRDNEIVAKLFNELGPRFASRAGGYTRILKCGFRAGDNAPMAYIELVDRSESKAEAAAE, from the coding sequence ATGCGCCATCGTAAGAGTGGTCGTCAACTGAACCGCAACAGCAGCCATCGCCAGGCTATGTTCCGTAACATGGCTGGTTCGCTGGTTCGTCATGAAATCATCAAGACGACCCTGCCGAAAGCGAAAGAACTGCGTCGCGTAGTTGAGCCGCTGATTACTCTTGCCAAGACTGATAGCGTTGCTAATCGTCGTCTGGCATTCGCCCGCACTCGTGATAACGAGATCGTGGCAAAACTGTTTAACGAGCTGGGCCCGCGTTTCGCGAGCCGCGCCGGTGGTTACACTCGTATTCTGAAGTGTGGTTTCCGTGCAGGCGACAACGCGCCGATGGCATACATCGAGCTGGTTGATCGCTCTGAGTCGAAAGCAGAAGCTGCTGCAGAGTAA